The Musa acuminata AAA Group cultivar baxijiao chromosome BXJ1-3, Cavendish_Baxijiao_AAA, whole genome shotgun sequence genome window below encodes:
- the LOC103978684 gene encoding phytosulfokine receptor 1-like: protein MKTLTSMESRGGFWASISTHACCFILFCLLGARLACSQNQSCHSGDLDALRGFADGLKSSPPGWNVNDSSSSCCDWLGVVCGPPAISGRRVVGLVLRNRSLRGSISDALAGLDRLKRLDLSINNLQGPVPHRLFRLPLLENLSLSTNELAGVIPPDASLPAIQVFNVSCNYFTGHHPILAGSANLTLSDLTANKFHGAFDAGICNSSTKIQVLRLAMNSFSGAIPRGIKNCSSLVELSLGENSIAGNLPDELFEMPSLTQLSVQQNLLSGNLSTSIGNLSNLVLLDLSLNQFSGYIPDVFGNLPKLESFSAHSNHFVGDLPTSLSNSPSLKVLNLNNNSLSGEIDLNCTAMTSLSFLDLGSNAFSGTITDNLPQCVQLRTVNLAKNDLAGEIPRSFKNFVPLSDLSLTGNRISDISSALQILQHCPNLTILVLTKNFRGGETMPADGIQGFQKLEVLVIANCALSGAVPPWLANSPELEVLDLSWNYLSGAIPPWFGNLDNLFYLDLSNNSLTGELPSGLTRMKSLKHGGSSQNSSENFPFFIKKNSTGKGLQYNQISSFPSSLVLSHNMLVGPILPGFGELSHLYVLDLSWNNLSGSIPEDLSGMTDLETLDLSRNKLTGSIPSSLTNLSFLSNFDVAYNNLAGAVPTGGQFSTFSSSAFEGNPGLCGFHFSPCSSANPSPPRSRRHGRSAALGMAIGIGVATASLLVVAYFILLRARPRGREDNAKVVAHADEFSDPAGCRLVLLFQNKDNQELSIDDILRSTDNFDQAHIVGCGGFALVYGATLPDGRKVAIKRLSGDYCQMEKEFQAEVETLSRVQHENLVPLQGYCRVGNDRLLIYSYMENGSLDFWLHEKLHEGNSTLDWGRRLRIARGAARGLAYLHQSCEPHILHRDIKSSNILLDHEFEAHLADFGLARLILPYKTHVTTDLVGTLGYIPPEYGQSSVATFKGDVYSFGVVLLELLTGRRPVDMCRPKAHRNVVSWVLQMKNEKREIEVFDPSVCSKQHDREAMRMLEIACLCVSDSPKLRPSTSDLVAWLEELGHDEN from the coding sequence ATGAAAACGTTGACTTCGATGGAAAGCAGGGGAGGCTTCTGGGCGTCGATCTCCACGCACGCTTGCTGCTTTATCCTGTTCTGCCTGCTCGGAGCTCGACTCGCTTGTTCTCAGAATCAGAGCTGCCACTCCGGCGACTTGGATGCGTTGCGGGGCTTCGCGGACGGCTTGAAGTCTTCTCCCCCTGGGTGGAACGTCAACGACTCTTCCTCAAGTTGCTGCGATTGGCTCGGCGTCGTCTGCGGCCCTCCGGCGATCTCTGGCAGAAGAGTGGTCGGATTGGTTCTTCGCAACAGAAGCCTGAGAGGCTCCATCTCCGACGCCTTGGCCGGACTGGATCGGCTCAAAAGGCTCGATCTCTCCATCAACAACCTTCAGGGGCCGGTTCCTCACCGGCTGTTCCGCCTTCCTCTGCTGGAGAATCTCAGCCTCAGCACCAACGAGCTCGCCGGCGTGATTCCTCCCGACGCGAGCCTTCCGGCGATCCAAGTGTTCAACGTTTCCTGCAACTACTTCACCGGCCACCACCCCATCCTCGCCGGCTCGGCCAACCTCACCTTGTCCGACCTCACCGCCAACAAGTTCCACGGCGCCTTCGACGCAGGCATCTGCAACTCTTCAACCAAGATCCAGGTTCTCCGACTCGCCATGAACAGCTTCTCCGGCGCTATCCCGAGAGGCATCAAGAACTGCAGCTCCCTCGTCGAGCTCTCGCTCGGCGAGAACAGCATCGCCGGAAACCTGCCCGACGAGCTGTTCGAGATGCCGTCGTTGACGCAGCTATCCGTTCAGCAAAACTTGCTCTCCGGCAATCTCAGTACAAGTATCGGCAACCTCTCCAATCTGGTCCTCCTCGATCTTTCGCTCAATCAGTTCTCGGGTTACATCCCGGACGTCTTCGGCAATCTTCCGAAGCTCGAGTCGTTCTCGGCTCATTCGAACCATTTCGTCGGTGATCTACCAACCTCTCTATCGAACTCGCCATCTCTCAAGGTGCTTAATCTGAACAACAACTCCCTCAGCGGCGAGATCGATCTCAATTGCACGGCAATGACCAGTTTAAGCTTCCTTGATCTCGGCTCCAATGCTTTCTCTGGCACCATCACTGACAACCTCCCTCAGTGCGTGCAGCTGAGGACCGTGAATCTCGCCAAGAATGATCTCGCAGGCGAGATTCCCCGCAGCTTCAAGAACTTCGTCCCGTTGTCCGATCTCTCACTCACCGGGAATCGCATCTCGGACATATCCTCAGCCTTGCAGATCCTTCAGCACTGCCCCAACCTCACCATCCTAGTCCTCACGAAGAACTTCCGTGGGGGCGAGACGATGCCGGCCGATGGAATCCAAGGCTTTCAGAAGCTGGAGGTCCTCGTCATCGCAAACTGCGCTCTTTCAGGCGCAGTTCCGCCATGGCTGGCAAACTCCCCCGAGCTGGAAGTTCTGGACCTATCATGGAACTACTTGTCCGGCGCGATCCCACCGTGGTTCGGGAACCTCGACAACCTCTTCTACTTGGACCTGTCGAATAATTCGCTCACTGGTGAGCTTCCCAGTGGCTTGACACGGATGAAGAGCCTCAAGCACGGGGGCAGTTCGCAGAACTCCTCGGAGAACTTCCCCTTCTTCATCAAGAAGAACTCAACCGGGAAGGGGTTGCAGTATAACCAAATCAGTAGCTTTCCTTCATCTTTGGTTCTGAGCCATAACATGCTCGTCGGGCCAATCTTGCCTGGATTCGGGGAACTGTCACATCTCTATGTTCTGGATTTGAGCTGGAACAATCTTTCAGGAAGCATACCTGAGGATTTGTCAGGGATGACAGACTTAGAGACCTTGGATTTGTCTCGCAACAAGCTCACCGGAAGCATACCATCTTCTCTGACCAACTTGAGCTTCCTGTCAAACTTCGATGTGGCATACAACAATCTCGCCGGAGCAGTCCCAACAGGAGGGCAATTCTCAACCTTCTCAAGCTCTGCGTTCGAAGGCAATCCAGGCCTGTGCGGCTTCCACTTCTCCCCTTGCTCCTCTGCAAATCCTTCACCACCGCGAAGCAGGCGACACGGCAGAAGTGCTGCCTTAGGCATGGCGATCGGAATCGGAGTTGCGACAGCTTCTCTCCTCGTAGTTGCTTATTTCATCCTACTGCGAGCTCGACCGAGAGGACGCGAAGACAACGCCAAGGTGGTCGCTCATGCAGATGAATTCTCCGACCCCGCCGGTTGCAGACTAGTGCTGCTGTTCCAGAACAAGGACAACCAGGAGCTCAGCATCGACGACATCCTGAGATCCACCGACAACTTCGATCAAGCTCACATCGTCGGCTGCGGAGGGTTCGCACTGGTCTACGGAGCAACTCTGCCGGACGGAAGAAAGGTTGCCATCAAGAGGCTTTCCGGCGACTACTGTCAGATGGAGAAGGAGTTCCAGGCCGAGGTGGAAACCCTCTCCAGAGTTCAGCACGAGAACCTTGTTCCGCTGCAGGGGTACTGCAGGGTGGGCAACGACAGGCTCCTCATCTACTCCTACATGGAGAATGGCAGCTTGGACTTCTGGCTCCATGAGAAACTACATGAAGGCAACTCAACGCTGGACTGGGGAAGACGACTTCGGATCGCTCGAGGCGCAGCCAGGGGATTGGCGTACTTGCACCAATCCTGCGAGCCCCATATACTACACCGCGACATCAAATCTAGCAACATCCTCCTCGACCATGAATTCGAAGCTCATTTAGCAGATTTCGGCCTTGCGAGGCTGATCCTTCCTTACAAGACTCATGTGACGACAGACCTGGTCGGGACTCTGGGATACATTCCACCGGAGTACGGGCAGTCCTCTGTTGCTACCTTCAAGGGCGATGTCTACAGCTTCGGTGTGGTTCTCCTGGAGCTGCTCACCGGAAGGAGGCCGGTGGACATGTGCAGACCAAAAGCCCACAGGAACGTGGTGTCATGGGTGCTTCAGATGAAGAACGAGAAGAGGGAGATTGAGGTGTTTGATCCTTCCGTATGCAGCAAGCAGCATGACAGAGAGGCAATGAGGATGCTTGAGATTGCATGCCTTTGCGTCAGTGATTCTCCAAAGCTGAGGCCGTCGACCAGTGACTTAGTTGCATGGCTGGAAGAACTTGGCCATGATGAGAATTGa